In Clostridia bacterium, a genomic segment contains:
- a CDS encoding SGNH/GDSL hydrolase family protein → MRKFLFGFLCMLLLMLSVLPCLAESFEISVNRIGMSGQNLRLVVPAKEIPADLTAADVIGGVINGEMKYLADEAGRTDLTMKDSEIVGFEPGDTNTVVVIASNDFVNVNNIDDGTAKYDCKLTVTIPDKPEVPKGSRSFQVTFLRGGNAKYARLVVPVSEIPADLKAADLKGATITGILEHNTDKALSLTLNNRIESVELKETEAVLTVEDGETFSKDLFTVGKAYTGVLTVTVSVPEGIFVKDLFSAGVNTSFCISNMTQTPITKAKAYVVAYNASGKMVDVCSQDFALEAYTATKKLEVVFEPTEPWTNGKVFLFNVEKGIEPLVDTVSFAYQDPDFAVPDYGGEDYGTVAKDDWRLDETHAGEFNIRNGAPNFWAKVEKGEEVTLAFIGGSVTQGYTWCGSLLRYFRATYPNVTFNDHNIGLSGTGTEVGVIRLSNDVFPLKPDIIFIEYGGNGGTDPQMEGMFRKIRAFDPSIDIVMVNTMHADWYQTYKSGDLPSNIKRFEKIAEHYGVPSASFGPQVVDYYDEGKLTLSGNQQDGKVLYAKDGIHPTENGGQLAGGAVVRSLIAMREVGVTEKAHTMPTAINSDNWEKASSVGFSDFDKVKFEGSWFDCLNDGSGSNYGTNYPYTGGYVTTFKKIFPVGMKGTATAGAKVTVKFKGCTVGLFEAGGQYSGQVKVTVDGVPQDKVMRLYCNYDSKPRHQIYYIDALPYGEHVVTFELDSTMPDKSALQNKNPNDTLYQKNELYVGRLVSDGEILAY, encoded by the coding sequence ATGCGCAAATTTCTATTTGGATTTTTATGTATGCTTTTGCTTATGCTGTCGGTATTGCCTTGTCTGGCAGAAAGCTTTGAGATTTCGGTTAACCGAATCGGCATGAGCGGACAAAATCTGCGCCTTGTGGTGCCTGCCAAGGAAATTCCGGCAGACCTTACCGCAGCAGACGTCATCGGCGGTGTAATCAACGGTGAAATGAAATATCTGGCAGATGAAGCAGGACGGACGGATTTAACCATGAAAGACAGCGAGATTGTCGGCTTTGAGCCGGGAGATACAAACACCGTTGTGGTGATTGCCTCCAATGATTTTGTAAATGTGAACAACATAGATGACGGCACGGCGAAATACGATTGCAAATTAACCGTGACGATACCGGATAAGCCGGAGGTTCCGAAAGGTTCCCGTTCATTTCAGGTAACTTTCCTGCGGGGCGGTAACGCAAAATATGCGCGTCTTGTGGTGCCTGTTTCGGAAATTCCTGCGGATTTAAAAGCCGCAGACCTTAAGGGCGCAACCATCACGGGCATTTTAGAGCATAACACAGACAAAGCATTGAGTCTTACCTTAAACAACCGCATCGAATCGGTTGAACTGAAAGAAACCGAAGCGGTGTTGACCGTAGAGGACGGCGAAACCTTTTCTAAGGATTTGTTTACGGTAGGCAAGGCTTATACAGGTGTGCTGACCGTAACCGTTTCTGTGCCCGAAGGCATTTTTGTAAAGGATTTGTTTTCGGCAGGGGTAAACACCTCTTTTTGTATCAGTAATATGACACAAACGCCTATCACCAAAGCAAAGGCGTATGTGGTGGCATACAATGCATCGGGTAAAATGGTGGATGTCTGCAGTCAGGATTTTGCCTTAGAGGCATACACGGCAACCAAAAAATTAGAGGTTGTATTTGAGCCGACCGAGCCATGGACAAACGGAAAGGTTTTTCTGTTTAACGTTGAAAAGGGCATTGAACCGTTGGTGGATACGGTAAGCTTTGCGTATCAGGACCCTGATTTTGCAGTTCCTGATTATGGCGGGGAGGACTACGGCACGGTGGCAAAGGACGATTGGAGATTAGACGAAACCCATGCAGGGGAATTCAATATTCGGAACGGTGCGCCCAATTTCTGGGCAAAGGTGGAAAAGGGCGAAGAAGTAACCCTTGCCTTTATCGGCGGTAGTGTAACCCAAGGGTACACCTGGTGCGGAAGCCTTTTGCGTTATTTCCGTGCCACTTACCCGAATGTGACTTTTAATGACCATAACATCGGTCTTTCGGGTACGGGAACAGAAGTGGGTGTGATTCGCTTAAGTAACGACGTTTTCCCGTTGAAGCCTGACATCATTTTCATTGAATACGGCGGAAACGGCGGTACAGATCCGCAGATGGAGGGCATGTTCCGTAAAATCCGTGCCTTTGACCCGAGTATTGATATTGTGATGGTGAACACCATGCATGCAGACTGGTATCAGACCTATAAATCGGGCGATTTGCCGTCCAACATCAAGCGATTTGAAAAGATTGCAGAGCATTACGGTGTGCCGTCGGCAAGCTTTGGTCCGCAGGTGGTGGATTATTATGACGAAGGAAAGCTTACCCTTTCGGGCAATCAACAGGACGGTAAAGTTCTGTATGCCAAGGATGGCATTCATCCCACCGAAAACGGCGGTCAGCTTGCAGGCGGTGCGGTGGTAAGGAGCCTGATTGCCATGCGTGAAGTTGGTGTGACCGAAAAAGCACACACCATGCCGACTGCCATCAACAGCGATAACTGGGAAAAGGCAAGCAGTGTCGGTTTTTCTGATTTTGACAAAGTAAAGTTTGAGGGTAGCTGGTTTGACTGCTTAAATGACGGAAGCGGAAGCAACTACGGTACAAATTATCCCTATACGGGCGGTTATGTGACCACCTTTAAGAAAATTTTCCCGGTTGGTATGAAAGGTACAGCTACAGCAGGCGCCAAGGTTACCGTAAAGTTTAAAGGCTGTACGGTAGGCTTGTTTGAAGCGGGCGGTCAGTATTCGGGACAGGTAAAGGTAACGGTAGACGGCGTACCGCAGGATAAGGTGATGCGTCTTTACTGCAACTACGATTCAAAGCCGAGACATCAGATTTATTATATTGATGCACTTCCCTATGGCGAGCATGTCGTAACCTTTGAGTTAGACAGCACCATGCCCGATAAATCTGCGTTGCAGAACAAGAATCCGAATGATACGCTGTATCAGAAAAACGAGCTGTATGTCGGACGGCTGGTCAGCGATGGTGAAATTTTAGCATATTGA
- a CDS encoding helix-turn-helix domain-containing protein encodes MQVSFLEQQPEILQILKIRAASMQKGDTYQTNGRPGDCFIFVISGQSVYKTDRTFTLSPGRLLFIKNGTPYSMRAETDYYSYIFVEFRFAPSPIPFKCELFSDSDTDFTPLFRKMLEADVQNKPDSKIECLSLLYQIYAILAKQYTATEPKSSFKHAQIERADYELQRRYRDSDLLLSAIARTVGMSETYFRRLFHEIHGISPMQYLLNLRIDHAKTLLTYRKAKISEVAVASGFSDIYYFSRQFKKQTGLTPTEYKRYVNSY; translated from the coding sequence ATGCAAGTATCTTTTCTGGAACAACAGCCCGAAATTTTACAGATTTTAAAAATCCGCGCGGCATCTATGCAAAAAGGGGACACCTATCAGACAAACGGCAGACCGGGTGACTGCTTTATTTTTGTCATCAGCGGTCAGTCGGTATACAAAACAGACCGTACCTTTACCCTTTCTCCCGGCAGACTTTTATTTATAAAAAACGGCACGCCCTATTCCATGCGTGCCGAAACGGATTACTATTCCTATATTTTTGTAGAATTCAGATTTGCGCCTTCGCCCATTCCTTTTAAATGCGAGCTTTTCTCGGATTCGGACACAGATTTTACGCCGTTGTTCCGCAAAATGTTAGAAGCGGATGTGCAAAACAAGCCCGACAGTAAAATTGAGTGTTTAAGCCTGTTATATCAGATTTATGCCATTCTTGCAAAGCAGTACACCGCCACCGAACCCAAATCCTCGTTTAAGCATGCCCAGATTGAACGGGCTGACTATGAACTGCAGAGGCGGTATCGGGATTCGGATTTACTGCTCAGCGCCATTGCCCGCACGGTGGGCATGAGTGAAACCTATTTCAGGCGTCTTTTCCACGAAATTCACGGCATAAGCCCCATGCAGTATCTGCTGAATCTGCGCATTGACCACGCCAAAACATTGCTGACCTACCGAAAAGCAAAAATCTCGGAGGTGGCGGTAGCCTCGGGCTTTTCGGACATCTATTACTTCTCCCGCCAGTTCAAAAAGCAGACCGGACTAACCCCCACCGAGTATAAGCGCTATGTAAACTCCTACTAA
- a CDS encoding S-layer homology domain-containing protein produces MKKRVLWACFLLAILLVCFSAVACATESNENTLVLSDNGISLNGTTLNEGEDGAVTLSRDIIYYEDKDTYESGNVYGEGTEADKVSAEEAKENLVITIRKAGTYRVSGALSKGQIAVDLGENAKTDETAVVNLILDHVDITCTVAPVINIYNVYECDTAYVQDSDNYKASATQDTTKAGINLIVADDSINNVHGAYVAKIFKDTPDQKKLHKYDGAVQSKQSMNIDGEEKGNGVLNIIADNEGLGSNMHLTVNGGKINIQSQDDGINVNEDGISVLTVNGGAVHIVAGLGAEGDGVDSNGYLVINGGVVIAIAKPMADSGLDSDMGSFVNGGYVVATGSPMDWTESDSKQVTMNIQFASQQDATEAIIVTDTEGKVLFAYDPEKDETTDKNQRGYQGAVISCPEFEVGKTYYLYVGGEVSGTDTDGLYDKDTVTGFSGATQQQYTGTDLRGHGGMRPGGGRGPRPEGFVPPEGFEHGQRPEGVMPPEGFEPPEDFQPGQRPKMSEGMTPPEGFMPGGFNGESAPQGPGMIEFLMGDKVNRFSGVSDATEEALKPTAMLPFKDVKKEDWHYNEIEMAYKNGLLKGVSSDTFEPDSGLTRAMLWTVIARLNGVEKSLPENAGAFWYSTVQTYVQENNISDGTEPESEITREQLITMLWRVAGCPGSENAPGNFKDSENLSAYAKEAMRWATEKGILQGTDESLKGTHKATRAEAAAILNRYVKQ; encoded by the coding sequence ATGAAAAAAAGAGTTTTATGGGCATGCTTTTTGCTTGCAATCTTATTGGTTTGCTTTTCGGCGGTTGCTTGTGCGACGGAAAGCAACGAAAATACCCTCGTGCTTTCTGACAACGGTATTTCGTTGAACGGTACAACGTTAAATGAGGGGGAAGACGGTGCGGTCACGCTTTCAAGAGACATTATTTATTATGAAGATAAAGATACATACGAAAGTGGAAACGTGTATGGAGAGGGAACGGAGGCGGACAAAGTTTCAGCTGAAGAAGCTAAAGAAAATTTAGTGATTACCATTCGTAAGGCAGGCACATACCGGGTAAGCGGAGCACTGTCAAAAGGGCAGATTGCAGTAGACCTTGGTGAGAATGCCAAAACCGATGAAACAGCTGTGGTGAATCTCATTTTAGATCATGTGGATATTACCTGCACTGTAGCGCCTGTTATTAACATATATAATGTGTATGAATGCGACACGGCATATGTACAGGATTCCGACAATTACAAAGCATCTGCTACGCAGGATACCACAAAGGCAGGCATCAATCTGATTGTGGCAGACGACAGTATAAATAACGTACATGGGGCGTATGTGGCAAAAATCTTTAAAGATACACCTGACCAAAAGAAGCTTCACAAATACGACGGTGCAGTGCAGTCTAAGCAGTCCATGAACATTGACGGTGAGGAAAAGGGCAACGGTGTTTTGAACATCATCGCGGACAACGAGGGCTTAGGCTCTAATATGCACCTTACGGTAAACGGCGGTAAAATCAATATTCAGTCGCAGGATGACGGCATCAATGTAAACGAAGACGGTATATCGGTGCTGACCGTAAACGGTGGCGCAGTACATATTGTGGCAGGTCTGGGGGCTGAGGGTGACGGCGTAGATTCAAACGGATACTTAGTGATTAACGGCGGTGTGGTGATTGCCATCGCAAAGCCTATGGCAGACTCGGGATTGGATAGCGATATGGGTTCTTTTGTAAACGGCGGATACGTGGTGGCAACCGGCTCACCCATGGACTGGACTGAAAGTGATTCCAAGCAGGTTACTATGAATATTCAGTTCGCTTCTCAGCAGGATGCAACCGAAGCAATCATTGTCACCGATACCGAAGGGAAGGTTTTGTTTGCCTACGATCCTGAAAAGGATGAAACCACCGACAAAAATCAACGAGGCTATCAGGGGGCGGTAATCAGCTGTCCCGAGTTTGAGGTGGGTAAAACCTATTATTTGTATGTGGGAGGCGAAGTGTCGGGTACCGACACGGACGGCCTGTATGATAAAGATACCGTAACAGGCTTTAGCGGAGCAACACAGCAACAATATACAGGAACTGATTTGCGTGGGCACGGAGGCATGCGTCCGGGTGGCGGTCGAGGTCCGCGACCGGAAGGATTTGTACCACCCGAGGGTTTTGAGCATGGTCAGCGTCCGGAAGGTGTCATGCCACCCGAGGGTTTTGAACCGCCTGAAGATTTTCAGCCGGGACAGAGACCCAAAATGTCCGAGGGGATGACACCACCCGAAGGGTTTATGCCAGGTGGCTTTAATGGTGAAAGTGCACCGCAGGGGCCGGGAATGATAGAATTTTTGATGGGTGATAAGGTGAACCGTTTCAGCGGTGTTTCGGATGCCACTGAAGAGGCATTAAAGCCGACCGCGATGCTTCCCTTTAAGGATGTGAAAAAAGAGGACTGGCATTATAACGAAATTGAAATGGCATACAAAAACGGCTTGCTTAAAGGGGTGTCTTCCGATACCTTTGAACCGGATAGCGGTTTGACCCGTGCGATGCTCTGGACGGTGATTGCAAGACTGAACGGTGTAGAAAAGAGTCTGCCTGAAAATGCGGGAGCATTCTGGTACAGCACTGTGCAGACGTATGTGCAGGAAAATAACATCTCAGACGGCACCGAGCCGGAAAGCGAAATCACAAGGGAACAGCTGATAACCATGCTCTGGAGAGTGGCAGGTTGTCCGGGAAGCGAAAATGCGCCGGGAAACTTTAAGGATTCGGAAAACCTTTCGGCGTACGCAAAAGAAGCGATGCGATGGGCAACTGAAAAGGGTATTTTGCAGGGTACAGATGAAAGCCTTAAGGGTACACATAAAGCAACCCGTGCCGAAGCAGCTGCTATTTTAAACCGTTATGTAAAACAATAA
- a CDS encoding class II fructose-bisphosphate aldolase gives MLVNLNDVLKDAQKNHYGVGLFNTTDTDMLQAVIEAAESTKSPVIIGTAEVLLPSGELQLIAPSIIHAAKRASVPVVVHYDHGLTFDRCIEALKLGFSSVMFDGSAGDLEENLRATREMVKICHSMGVSVEGEIGHVGQASSGDNEASDMYTTPEEAVSFVQETGVDALAIAIGTAHGAYKSKPKLDIERLKAIRAALDTPLVLHGGSGLSDDDFKNTIASGIAKVNIFTDLCVAGQEAMIANAGKPYLEIRDAKVENIKKAVIRKMELFGSVNRG, from the coding sequence ATGTTAGTAAATTTAAATGATGTTTTAAAAGATGCCCAGAAAAACCATTACGGTGTTGGCCTTTTTAATACCACCGATACCGATATGCTCCAGGCAGTAATCGAAGCGGCGGAAAGCACAAAATCTCCTGTCATTATCGGTACGGCAGAGGTGCTGTTGCCCAGCGGTGAATTACAGTTAATCGCGCCGTCCATCATCCATGCAGCAAAACGTGCATCCGTTCCGGTTGTGGTGCATTATGACCACGGCTTAACCTTTGACCGTTGCATTGAAGCGTTAAAGCTCGGCTTTTCCAGCGTGATGTTTGACGGCTCTGCAGGTGACCTGGAAGAAAATTTAAGGGCAACTCGCGAAATGGTTAAAATCTGCCATTCCATGGGGGTTAGCGTAGAAGGCGAAATCGGGCATGTGGGTCAGGCATCTTCCGGTGACAACGAAGCAAGCGATATGTACACCACTCCCGAAGAAGCGGTAAGCTTTGTGCAAGAAACCGGCGTAGATGCGCTGGCGATTGCCATCGGTACGGCACACGGTGCGTATAAATCAAAGCCCAAGCTGGATATCGAACGCTTAAAGGCAATCCGTGCGGCTTTGGATACACCACTTGTTTTGCACGGCGGTTCGGGTCTTTCGGATGACGATTTTAAGAATACCATCGCAAGCGGTATTGCAAAAGTGAACATTTTTACAGACCTTTGCGTAGCCGGTCAGGAAGCCATGATTGCAAATGCAGGCAAGCCGTATTTGGAAATCCGCGATGCGAAAGTAGAAAACATTAAAAAAGCGGTTATCCGTAAAATGGAGCTGTTCGGTTCTGTAAACCGAGGATAA
- a CDS encoding D-lyxose/D-mannose family sugar isomerase — MKRADYERKVKEALCYYEKAGIALTDAEKERIEVADLGLNQIDEVGLQILTYINTQRVCAKEMVLTPFQTCPEHKHVPTNGMQGKEETFRCRYGKVYLYVEGEGKREDIQAKIPPTDVSFFHEVILNPGEQYTIMPETFHWFQAGKDGAVISEFSTRSTDETDVFTDPRLVREPKIEE; from the coding sequence ATGAAGCGTGCAGATTATGAGAGAAAAGTAAAAGAAGCGCTCTGTTATTACGAAAAAGCAGGTATCGCTTTGACTGATGCGGAAAAAGAAAGAATCGAAGTAGCAGATTTGGGTCTGAATCAGATTGATGAGGTGGGTCTTCAGATTTTAACCTATATCAATACCCAAAGAGTGTGTGCGAAAGAAATGGTGCTGACACCTTTCCAGACCTGTCCCGAGCACAAGCATGTGCCTACAAACGGTATGCAGGGCAAGGAGGAAACCTTCCGCTGTCGCTACGGTAAAGTTTATCTTTATGTAGAGGGCGAAGGTAAAAGGGAGGATATTCAAGCTAAAATTCCGCCCACGGACGTGTCCTTTTTCCATGAAGTGATTTTGAATCCGGGTGAACAGTATACCATCATGCCCGAAACCTTCCATTGGTTCCAGGCAGGAAAAGATGGTGCTGTCATTTCGGAATTTTCCACAAGAAGCACAGACGAAACGGATGTATTTACCGATCCTCGTCTTGTCAGAGAACCCAAAATTGAAGAATGA
- a CDS encoding helix-turn-helix domain-containing protein — MDAILIGENIARLRKMQGLTQQELAERLNVSNKAVSKWENGQGYPDIEHFPVLANLFGVSVDYLMNGQKKGITVAGNMLVDVVKNIESFPKPGMLAYISESSRAVGGCVPNVAIDLAKIDRSLPVYASGRLGNDENGRYVLSQLQINGVNTDRVVLDAKEPTGYSDVMSVPSGERTFFHQKGANINFVPGDVQVKSLECDIFHIGYILLLDAMDAENEKYGTVMAGLLKDVQSRGIKTSVDVVSSNEGGYAEKIIPALKHCNYLIINEIECCAIFDIPAYDESGNLDKSAVKLAMQKCAEHGVSDKVIVHCKEIGFALDVKSGRFTQMPSLEIPKEEIKGSVGAGDAYCAGCLYGLYNGYTDEEILEFAASAAACNLFAANSVDGMKPKTEIDKISKKYGRKKV; from the coding sequence ATGGACGCGATTTTGATTGGCGAAAATATTGCAAGACTTCGCAAAATGCAGGGGCTTACCCAGCAGGAGCTTGCAGAGCGGTTAAATGTGAGCAACAAGGCGGTTTCCAAATGGGAAAACGGACAAGGGTATCCGGATATTGAGCATTTCCCGGTACTGGCAAATCTTTTTGGGGTATCGGTGGACTATCTGATGAACGGACAGAAAAAAGGCATTACCGTTGCAGGAAATATGCTGGTGGATGTGGTGAAAAACATTGAATCTTTTCCCAAGCCCGGGATGCTTGCGTACATTTCCGAATCCTCCAGAGCGGTAGGCGGTTGTGTGCCGAATGTGGCAATCGACCTTGCAAAAATCGACAGAAGTCTTCCGGTGTATGCATCGGGCAGACTCGGTAATGATGAAAACGGACGGTATGTTTTGTCACAGCTTCAGATTAACGGCGTAAACACCGACCGGGTGGTCTTAGATGCCAAGGAGCCAACGGGTTACAGCGATGTGATGTCGGTGCCCTCCGGAGAGAGAACCTTTTTCCATCAGAAGGGCGCAAACATCAACTTTGTGCCTGGCGATGTGCAGGTGAAAAGCTTAGAATGCGATATTTTCCATATTGGTTATATTCTGCTTTTAGATGCCATGGATGCTGAAAACGAGAAATACGGCACCGTTATGGCAGGTCTTTTAAAGGATGTACAAAGCAGAGGCATCAAAACCTCGGTGGATGTGGTCAGCAGCAACGAGGGCGGTTATGCAGAAAAAATCATTCCCGCGTTAAAGCATTGTAATTATCTGATAATCAACGAAATTGAATGCTGTGCCATTTTTGATATTCCTGCATACGATGAATCAGGCAATTTAGACAAAAGTGCCGTTAAGCTGGCTATGCAAAAGTGTGCCGAGCATGGCGTTTCGGATAAGGTGATTGTACATTGTAAAGAAATCGGCTTTGCGCTGGACGTAAAAAGCGGTCGGTTTACGCAAATGCCCTCTTTAGAAATTCCGAAAGAGGAAATCAAGGGCAGTGTCGGTGCGGGCGATGCCTATTGTGCAGGTTGCTTGTACGGTTTATACAATGGCTACACAGATGAGGAGATTTTAGAATTTGCGGCATCCGCTGCGGCATGTAACTTGTTTGCGGCAAACTCCGTTGACGGCATGAAGCCCAAAACCGAGATTGACAAAATCAGCAAAAAATACGGGAGGAAAAAGGTATGA